In the Limanda limanda chromosome 1, fLimLim1.1, whole genome shotgun sequence genome, one interval contains:
- the tnfrsfa gene encoding tumor necrosis factor receptor superfamily, member a, translating to MNLDPVLGKLSVLVAALLSAGLVCHSADLPASQRSGEEYRNLTLRQHRTCVENEQYHHQTLCCLNCHAGTYVQKACERDHEQGMCLPCEHGQTYTEHSNGMNRCLPCTHCRLDQTVTASCTTTADTKCQCKQGTFCVPEQACEVCKRCVKCKPGEEETRKCTPFSNSLCRKRDPSPTKTSTALPSPTPSTAADTVVPLIAYIFLAIILILLIGLAVWWFVIKQHSCEIPCTKSQCDSSEIVKIPIDESGATAEERQNNQNAGLEGEESRPESRPLLQETQVGITKSPPPEDEDRGLGDSLPNTTSSSQTSLSALPTAASSGSTPHQSPIAFRLLPADMDDPLRHQLVPVQGSEKSLKKSFDLFDEHLDVGIHNKFFRSIGVSDNSIRIAENGPPVDKVYELLKIWMQRQGLKADINDLLDALLTMGQRRSAESIASMALQRGYYKHADTP from the exons GTGTTGGTGGCAGCACTCCTCAGTGCTGGGCTGGTGTGTCACTCAGCGGACCTTCCGGCATCGCAGCGGTCCGGCGAAGAATACAGAAACCTCACTCTGCGACAACACAGGACCTGCGTGGAGAACGAGCAGTACCACCACCAGACACTCTGCTGCCTCAACTGCCATGCAG GAACCTATGTGCAGAAGGCCTGTGAGAGAGACCATGAGCAAGGGATGTGTCTTCCCTGTGAGCACGGACAGACTTACACTGAGCACTCCAACGGGATGAACCGCTGTCTGCCGTGCACCCACTGCCGTTTAG ATCAGACTGTAACGGCGTCGTGCACTACCACAGCAGACACCAAGTGCCAGTGCAAACAGGGGACCTTCTGTGTGCCAGAGCAGGCCTGTGAAGTCTGCAAACGTTGTGTCAA GTGTAAaccaggggaggaggagacgaggaagtGCACCCCCTTTTCGAACTCATTGTGTCGAAAACGGGATCCGTCCCCGACCAAAACCTCCACAGCCCTTCCCTCTCCGACCCCTTCCACCGCAGCCGACACAG tggTTCCTTTAATAGCTTACATTTTCTTGGCCATCATCCTGATATTGTTGATCGGACTGGCTGTGTGGTGGTTCGTGATCAAGCAACATTCATGTGAAATACCAT GCACAAAGAGCCAGTGTGATTCCAGTGAAATTGTGAAGATTCCCATT GACGAGAGTGGAGccacagcagaggagaggcAGAATAATCAGAATGCAGGTCTGGAGGGTGAGGAGTCCCGTCCGGAGTCTCGGCCCCTGCTGCAGGAGACCCAGGTCGGGATAACCAAGTCCCCTCCGCCGGAGGACGAGGACCGGGGACTAGGGGACAGCCTCCCTAACACAACCAGCTCGTCTCAAACCAGCCTGTCAGCCCTGCCCACAGCGGCTTCCTCTGGCAGCACTCCACACCAGAGCCCCATTGCCTTCAGACTGCTCCCTGCAGACATG GACGATCCTCTGCGACATCAGCTAGTGCCAGTACAAG GGTCAGAAAAATCCCTGAAGAAgagctttgatttgtttgacGAGCACCTGGACGTGGGGATCCACAACAAGTTCTTCCGATCGATCGGAGTCAGCGACAACAGCATCCGGATCGCGGAAAACGGCCCCCCTGTTGACAAAGTTTATGAACTACTGAAGATCTGGATGCAGAGGCAGGGACTCAAAGCCGACATCAACGACCTGCTAGACGCTCTGCTGACCATGGGCCAGCGGCGCTCGGCAGAGAGCATCGCCTCCATGGCGCTGCAGAGAGGCTACTATAAGCACGCAGACACGCCCTGA
- the LOC133012145 gene encoding lysosomal membrane ascorbate-dependent ferrireductase CYB561A3-like: MRSSVLFYSTYTLCVCLGLLCVLFVSCWTSHWGGAFAWDYSALQFNWHPVLMVSGLVVVYGNAAVVYRLPFTWKQNKFTWKLVHAGLMLLGLLLSAVGLCAVFDYHTGANIPNLYSLHSWVGICTVAVFALQWILGLAGFLFPCSPLWFRSSLKPVHVWLGKSILILSLISCISGINEKLLFTLNGSSEEPYSSLPVEAKFANSLGILLVAFGLVVFGILSKNKWQRPETDRERVQLLHTEDNTRNDGCT; encoded by the exons ATGAGGTCATCTGTGTTGTTTTACTCCACctacacactgtgtgtgtgtttgggcctGCTCTGTGTGCTGTTTGTGAGCTGCTGGACCTCACACTGGGGAGGAGCCTTCGCCTGGGATTATTCTGCCCTGCAGTTCAACTGGCATCCTGTGCTCATGGTGTCGGGACTGGTGGTTGTGTACGGCAACG CTGCGGTTGTGTATCGTCTCCCGTTCACCTGGAAACAGAACAAGTTCACCTGGAAGCTGGTGCACGCTGGACTGATGCTTCTGGGTTTGCTCCTGTCTGCGGTGggcctgtgtgctgtgtttgattACCACACAGGCGCAAACATCCCCAACCTGTACTCTCTGCACAGCTGGGTGGGCATCTGCACTGTGGCAGTATTTGCACTTCAG TGGATCCTCGGCTTGGCTGGTTTCTTGTTTCCTTGTTCTCCGCTGTGGTTTCGGAGCTCCCTGAAACCTGTTCACGTCTGGCTGGGAAAATCCATCCTGATCCTCAGTCTCATCTCCTGCATCAGTGGCATCAATGAGAAACTGCTGTTCACGCT TAATGGAAGCAGTGAGGAGCCGTACAGCTCGCTGCCCGTGGAAGCAAAGTTTGCAAATTCCCTCGGCATCCTCCTCGTGGCCTTTGGCTTGGTCGTCTTTGGAATCTTGTCCAAAAACAAATGGCAGAGGCCAGAAACAGACAGGGAACGTGTTCAA CTTCTGCACACTGAAGACAACACAAGAAATGATGGATGCACCTAA